In a genomic window of Pseudoxanthomonas indica:
- a CDS encoding response regulator transcription factor, which yields MTAVVHIVDDDPGVLTAMARCLKADGLNVSMSQSTREFLDRYDPGAGGCVVLDLQMPGMDGLQLQRLLQDLEQRPPLIFVSGQADVASCAHAMRAGALDFLTKPVESDVLIAAVLHGLQTDAEQRARRDVERNAEQRWSSLTPREKQVLPHILAGRLNKQIAVELGVALKTIKVHRARIMQKLGVRSVAELVRVSESAHVQVAGSRC from the coding sequence ATGACTGCCGTAGTCCACATTGTTGACGACGATCCCGGCGTGCTCACCGCCATGGCACGCTGCCTGAAAGCCGACGGGCTGAACGTGAGCATGAGCCAGTCCACCCGCGAATTCCTCGATCGCTACGATCCCGGCGCAGGCGGATGCGTGGTGCTGGATCTGCAGATGCCGGGCATGGACGGGCTGCAACTGCAACGCCTGCTGCAGGATCTGGAGCAGCGCCCGCCGTTGATTTTCGTCAGCGGCCAGGCCGATGTCGCCAGCTGCGCGCATGCCATGCGCGCTGGTGCGCTGGACTTCCTCACTAAACCAGTGGAGTCCGACGTACTGATCGCCGCGGTGCTGCACGGCCTGCAGACCGACGCCGAGCAACGTGCGCGACGCGATGTGGAACGCAATGCCGAGCAGCGTTGGAGTTCACTGACGCCGCGCGAGAAGCAGGTGCTTCCGCACATCCTGGCCGGGCGCCTCAACAAGCAGATCGCCGTGGAACTGGGCGTGGCGCTGAAGACCATCAAGGTGCACCGCGCCCGGATCATGCAGAAGCTGGGGGTGCGCTCCGTGGCCGAGCTGGTGAGGGTGAGCGAATCCGCACACGTGCAGGTGGCCGGTTCACGGTGTTGA
- the paoC gene encoding aldehyde oxidoreductase molybdenum-binding subunit PaoC, with translation MKFDRPATTNPIDQGKVIGKPTDRIDGPLKTTGTAPYAYERHDVAAHQAYGYVVGAGIAKGRIVLLDDSAARKAPGVLAVVTAQNAGKLGKGRMNTAHLLGGPEIQHYHQAIALVVAESFEQARTAAQSIRVDYAPSKGRYDLAREKDAATMPTGKGETDTSAGDFDGAFKQAPVQLDQSYSTPDESHAMMEPHATIAEWQGDQLTVWTSNQMIAWGVGDMAATLGIPKENIRLVSPYIGGGFGGKLFLRSDVLLAALGAKAAKRPVKVALQRPLMINNTTHRPATLQRVRLGADKSGKLTAIGHESWSGDLPGGGPEVAVQQTRLLYAGANRITRMRLATLDLPEGNAMRAPGEAPGLMVLEVAMDEMAEKLGMDPVAFRILNDTQVDPDKPERPFSQRRFVECLRTGAERFGWDKRQARPGSVRDGRWLVGMGVAGAFRNNLLTKSAARVRLDKQGVVTVETDMTDIGTGTYTIIAQTAAEMMGVPLQSVVVKLGDSSFPASCGSGGQWGANNSTSGVYAACMKLRESVAQKFGFDVASAEFSDGRVIAGDKRVALAEAARDGELVAEDLIEYGDLDKQYQQSTFGAHFCEVGVHADTGEVRVRRMLAVCAAGRILNPKSARSQVIGAMTMGVGAALMEELVVDKRLGFFVNHDLASYEVPVHADIPHQEVIFLDETDPISSPMKAKGVGELGICGVGAAVANAIHNATGFRVRDYPITLDKLLGHLPAIS, from the coding sequence ATGAAATTCGATCGACCCGCGACCACCAATCCGATCGATCAGGGCAAGGTCATCGGCAAGCCGACCGATCGCATCGACGGCCCGCTGAAGACCACCGGCACGGCGCCGTACGCCTATGAGCGCCACGACGTGGCCGCCCATCAGGCCTACGGCTATGTGGTGGGCGCCGGCATCGCCAAGGGCAGGATCGTCCTGCTGGACGACAGCGCCGCGCGCAAGGCGCCGGGCGTGCTGGCGGTGGTGACCGCGCAGAATGCCGGCAAGCTCGGCAAGGGCCGGATGAACACCGCGCATCTGCTCGGCGGTCCGGAGATCCAGCACTATCACCAGGCCATCGCGCTGGTGGTGGCAGAATCATTCGAACAGGCGCGTACCGCTGCGCAATCCATTCGCGTGGACTACGCTCCAAGCAAGGGGCGTTACGATCTGGCGCGGGAGAAGGATGCCGCCACCATGCCCACTGGCAAGGGCGAAACCGACACCTCGGCGGGCGACTTCGACGGCGCGTTCAAGCAGGCGCCGGTGCAACTGGATCAGAGCTACTCCACGCCCGACGAATCGCACGCGATGATGGAGCCGCATGCCACGATTGCCGAATGGCAAGGCGACCAACTGACCGTGTGGACGTCCAACCAGATGATTGCCTGGGGCGTCGGCGACATGGCCGCAACGCTTGGCATCCCCAAGGAAAACATCCGCCTGGTCTCGCCTTACATCGGCGGCGGCTTTGGCGGAAAACTGTTCCTGCGTTCGGACGTGCTGCTGGCGGCGCTCGGAGCCAAGGCGGCCAAGCGCCCGGTCAAGGTGGCGCTGCAGCGCCCGCTGATGATCAACAACACCACCCATCGGCCGGCCACCTTGCAGCGCGTGCGTCTGGGCGCTGACAAGAGCGGCAAGCTGACCGCGATCGGCCACGAAAGCTGGTCGGGCGATCTGCCCGGCGGAGGCCCGGAAGTCGCCGTGCAGCAGACCCGCCTGCTTTACGCGGGCGCCAATCGCATCACCCGGATGCGCCTGGCCACGCTCGATCTGCCCGAAGGCAATGCCATGCGCGCGCCCGGCGAGGCGCCGGGTTTGATGGTGCTGGAAGTGGCGATGGACGAGATGGCCGAAAAGCTGGGCATGGATCCGGTGGCGTTCCGCATCCTCAACGACACCCAGGTGGACCCGGATAAGCCGGAGCGTCCTTTTTCTCAGCGTCGCTTCGTCGAATGCCTGCGCACGGGTGCGGAGCGTTTCGGCTGGGACAAACGCCAGGCCAGGCCGGGCAGCGTGCGCGACGGCCGCTGGCTGGTGGGCATGGGCGTGGCCGGTGCCTTCCGCAATAACCTGCTGACCAAATCGGCGGCGCGGGTGCGGCTCGACAAGCAGGGTGTGGTCACGGTCGAAACCGACATGACCGACATCGGCACGGGTACCTATACGATCATCGCGCAGACGGCGGCGGAGATGATGGGTGTGCCCTTGCAGAGCGTGGTGGTGAAGCTGGGCGATTCCAGCTTCCCCGCCTCGTGCGGATCCGGTGGCCAGTGGGGTGCGAATAATTCGACGTCGGGCGTGTACGCCGCCTGCATGAAGCTGCGCGAGAGCGTGGCGCAGAAATTCGGCTTTGACGTGGCGAGTGCAGAATTCAGTGATGGCCGGGTGATCGCCGGCGACAAGCGCGTGGCGCTGGCTGAGGCCGCCCGCGATGGTGAACTGGTGGCGGAAGATCTCATCGAGTACGGCGATCTGGACAAGCAGTACCAGCAGTCCACCTTCGGCGCGCACTTCTGCGAGGTGGGCGTGCATGCCGATACCGGCGAAGTGCGCGTGCGCCGCATGCTGGCGGTCTGCGCCGCCGGCCGCATCCTCAATCCCAAGTCCGCGCGCAGCCAGGTGATTGGCGCCATGACCATGGGCGTGGGCGCGGCGCTGATGGAGGAACTGGTGGTGGACAAGCGGCTGGGCTTCTTCGTCAACCACGATCTGGCCAGCTATGAAGTGCCGGTGCATGCCGACATCCCGCACCAGGAGGTGATCTTCCTGGATGAGACCGACCCGATTTCCTCGCCGATGAAAGCCAAGGGCGTGGGTGAACTGGGCATCTGCGGCGTCGGCGCGGCGGTGGCCAATGCGATCCACAACGCCACCGGCTTCCGCGTGCGCGATTATCCAATCACGCTGGATAAACTACTCGGGCATCTCCCCGCGATCAGCTGA
- a CDS encoding FAD binding domain-containing protein, with protein MKAFAYERARSPNEAAAAAARTPGAKFIAGGTNLLDLMKLEIETPAQLIDVNALGLDEISATDDGGLRIGALVRNTDLAADARVRKDYAVLSRALVSGASGQLRNRATTAGNLLQRTRCPYFYDTHQACNKRHPGSGCAALQGFSRHNAIVGVSDACIATHPSDMAVAMRVLDASVETVSPSGQTRVIPMAELHRLPGATPHVETTLQPGELITAVTLPKPVGGQQIYRKVRDRASYAFALVSIAAIIQRDGSGAIAAGGIAHKPWRVEAADAALPRGAKAVAASLLEGARTTHDNAFKPALVERTIASVLVDAGRFA; from the coding sequence ATGAAGGCCTTTGCTTACGAACGCGCCCGTTCGCCCAACGAGGCGGCTGCAGCAGCGGCGCGCACGCCCGGTGCGAAGTTCATCGCCGGTGGCACCAACCTGCTCGACTTGATGAAGCTGGAAATCGAGACTCCCGCGCAGCTGATCGATGTCAACGCACTGGGGCTCGATGAAATCTCCGCAACCGATGACGGCGGCCTGCGCATCGGCGCACTGGTGCGCAACACCGACCTGGCGGCTGATGCGCGCGTACGCAAGGATTACGCCGTGCTGTCGCGGGCGCTTGTATCCGGCGCCTCGGGGCAGCTGCGCAACCGCGCCACCACCGCAGGCAACCTGTTGCAACGAACGCGTTGTCCCTACTTCTACGACACCCATCAAGCCTGCAACAAACGCCATCCGGGAAGCGGCTGCGCCGCGCTGCAGGGATTCAGTCGGCACAATGCGATCGTCGGCGTCAGCGATGCCTGCATCGCCACCCATCCCAGCGACATGGCGGTGGCGATGCGGGTCTTGGATGCAAGCGTCGAAACCGTTTCGCCCTCCGGCCAGACCCGCGTCATCCCGATGGCGGAGCTGCATCGCCTGCCCGGTGCCACGCCGCATGTCGAAACCACGCTGCAGCCTGGCGAGTTGATCACCGCGGTCACCCTGCCCAAGCCGGTAGGCGGACAACAGATCTATCGCAAGGTCCGTGACCGCGCCTCGTATGCCTTCGCGCTGGTGTCGATAGCCGCGATCATTCAGCGCGATGGCAGCGGTGCGATAGCAGCCGGCGGTATCGCGCACAAACCGTGGCGGGTGGAGGCGGCCGATGCTGCCCTGCCCCGCGGCGCCAAGGCAGTGGCGGCGAGCCTGCTCGAAGGCGCACGCACTACGCACGACAACGCCTTCAAACCTGCACTGGTCGAGCGCACGATTGCCTCGGTGCTGGTGGATGCCGGGAGGTTCGCATGA
- the paoA gene encoding aldehyde dehydrogenase iron-sulfur subunit PaoA, with product MDKLPLKMTRRQVLIAGASPAAATVLPVAGSLAAELTGPTPTRPAVLSSVKLNVNGKVHALELDTRTTLLDALREHLHLTGTKKGCDHGQCGACTVIVDGRRINSCLTLAVMHDGDKVTTIEGLGTPEHLHPMQAAFVKHDGYQCGYCTPGQICSAVAVLEEIKAGIPSHVTADLTSRPKLSAEEVRERMSGNICRCGAYSNIVEAIDEVAGGLA from the coding sequence ATGGACAAGCTTCCTCTGAAGATGACCCGTCGGCAGGTGTTGATTGCCGGCGCCTCACCTGCGGCCGCCACCGTATTGCCAGTGGCGGGCAGTCTGGCCGCCGAATTGACCGGGCCCACGCCGACGCGACCCGCGGTCCTGTCTTCGGTCAAGCTCAACGTCAACGGCAAGGTGCATGCGCTTGAGCTCGATACACGCACCACGTTGCTGGATGCCCTGCGCGAGCATCTGCACCTGACCGGCACCAAGAAGGGCTGCGATCATGGGCAGTGCGGCGCCTGCACGGTGATCGTGGACGGGCGGCGCATCAATTCCTGCCTGACCCTGGCGGTGATGCACGACGGTGACAAGGTGACCACCATCGAAGGACTGGGCACGCCCGAGCATCTGCATCCCATGCAGGCGGCGTTCGTGAAGCACGACGGCTATCAATGCGGCTACTGCACGCCCGGCCAGATCTGCTCGGCGGTGGCGGTGCTGGAGGAGATCAAGGCTGGCATTCCCAGCCATGTGACCGCGGACCTGACCTCGCGCCCGAAGCTCAGTGCCGAGGAAGTCCGCGAGCGCATGAGCGGGAACATCTGTCGCTGCGGCGCGTATTCGAACATCGTCGAGGCCATCGACGAGGTGGCGGGAGGCCTGGCATGA
- a CDS encoding GNAT family N-acetyltransferase — MSPTRPTIHEFRDELAPYFRDINAQWISSMFRLEDTDREVLDHPRSRIIDPGGVILFAEVEGLGIVGTCALQKTGPASYELTKMGVLESARGLKIGEYLLAAVLERAETLQADPLYLLTSSKCAPAIHLYEKLGFQHDADIMARYGARYQRCDVAMRYAPQR, encoded by the coding sequence ATGAGCCCGACACGTCCGACCATCCACGAATTCCGCGATGAACTCGCGCCGTATTTCCGCGACATCAATGCGCAGTGGATCAGTTCGATGTTCCGCCTGGAAGACACCGATCGCGAAGTCCTCGATCATCCGCGCAGCAGGATCATCGACCCGGGCGGCGTGATCCTGTTCGCCGAGGTGGAAGGCCTGGGCATCGTCGGCACCTGCGCCTTGCAGAAGACCGGTCCCGCCAGCTACGAGCTGACCAAGATGGGCGTGCTCGAATCGGCGCGTGGGCTGAAGATCGGCGAGTACCTGCTGGCGGCGGTGCTCGAACGCGCCGAAACCCTGCAAGCCGATCCGCTCTATCTGCTCACCAGTTCCAAGTGCGCCCCGGCCATCCACCTCTACGAGAAGCTCGGCTTCCAGCACGACGCAGACATCATGGCCCGCTACGGCGCCCGCTATCAGCGCTGCGACGTGGCGATGCGGTACGCGCCCCAGCGCTGA
- a CDS encoding phytochelatin synthase family protein, producing MNDQHRDEPSSRRSHRRMLRAAAAGLLVLMLVAAGAFWQHYLRAPPAQAGLLPADMVSLQTAQGKRLLAESDARVDYPSLAAHFVGQSRRGYCGVASAVTTLNALYPGQPRLDQSTFFRTADFHVLAPLRHSVSGMSLRQFADALRAHGAHVAMTYASETEASAFRTLARRNLQSQGDYLLVNYQRAELGQEASGHISPIAAYHAGTDSVLVLDVAAHKYPPVWVTIESLWKAMQVPLNPETSRTRGFVEVSGLPRRQVYRLPRLGYKTPHEPDTSDHPRIPR from the coding sequence ATGAACGATCAGCATCGCGATGAACCCTCATCCCGACGAAGCCATCGGCGCATGCTTCGCGCAGCGGCCGCAGGCTTGCTCGTGCTCATGCTGGTAGCGGCGGGCGCGTTCTGGCAGCACTATCTGCGAGCACCGCCTGCGCAGGCGGGATTGCTGCCGGCTGACATGGTCTCGTTGCAGACAGCACAGGGAAAACGACTGCTCGCCGAAAGTGACGCCCGCGTCGATTACCCGAGCCTGGCGGCCCACTTTGTCGGCCAATCCAGGCGCGGCTATTGCGGCGTGGCCAGTGCGGTCACCACGCTCAATGCGCTCTACCCGGGGCAACCCCGACTGGACCAGTCGACCTTCTTCCGCACGGCCGACTTCCACGTGCTGGCCCCGCTCCGGCATAGCGTCAGCGGCATGTCACTGCGCCAGTTCGCGGATGCCCTGCGTGCCCACGGCGCGCACGTCGCCATGACCTATGCCAGCGAGACGGAAGCGTCGGCGTTCCGGACCCTGGCCCGGCGCAACCTGCAGTCGCAAGGCGACTATCTGCTGGTCAACTACCAGCGCGCCGAACTGGGGCAGGAAGCCTCAGGCCACATTTCGCCAATCGCGGCCTATCACGCCGGCACGGACAGCGTACTGGTGCTCGACGTGGCCGCGCACAAGTACCCACCGGTGTGGGTCACGATCGAATCGCTGTGGAAGGCGATGCAGGTGCCGCTGAATCCGGAGACGTCGCGCACGCGCGGTTTCGTCGAGGTCAGCGGCTTGCCCCGGCGCCAGGTTTACCGCCTACCCCGGCTCGGGTATAAAACGCCCCATGAGCCCGACACGTCCGACCATCCACGAATTCCGCGATGA